The Catellatospora citrea DNA segment GGCGGACTGTTCTTCGACACGGCCGCCACGGCCTACCTGCCGGACCTGCTCGGCCGCGATCCCGCATTCCTCGAACGGGCCAACGCCCGGCTGCGCGGCGCCCAGACGGCCATGTCCGGCTTCGCGGGCCCGCCCGCGGGCAGTGCGCTGCTCGTGTTCGGGCGGGCGGTTCCGCTGCTGGCCGATGCGGTGTCGTTCGCGCTGTCCGCCGTGCTCGTGCGATCGCTGCCCGCCGCACCCCGGCCCGCGCCTGCGGCCCGTGAGTCGCTGCTTCGGCAGGCGCGGGCCGGGGCGTCGTACGTCTTGCGGGACAGGTTGTTGCTCGGGCTCGCGCTGCGCCCGGCGGTCGGCAACGTCGCCTTCCTGGCCGTGGAGACCGTACTCGCGCTGTTCGCGCACGACCGTCTCGGCATCGGCGCCTTCGGGTTCGGCCTGCTCCTGACGGCGGAGGCCACCGGCGGCCTGCTCGGTGCGGGCATCGCCTCGTTCCTCGGCCGGAGACTCGGCACCGGCACCGCGCTGACCTGCACGGCCACGGTCGAGGGGCTGGCCATCCTGGGGCTTGCCGGCGCACCGAATCCGTACGTGGCCGGGCTCGCGCTGGCCGTCTGCGGGGCGGGCATGGGCGCCACGATGGTGCTCGGGCCCTCCCTCCGGCAGGCGATCGTCCCGGCCCACCTGATGGGCCGTGTCGCCGCCACCTCCCGCATGCTCGCCATGTGCGCCGCCCCGTCCGGTGCCTTCCTCGGCGGCTGGCTGGCCACCACCTATGGCGTACGCACCCCGCTCTACACCGCGGCCGGCGTCCTCCTCGCCATGACCGCCGTCACGGCGACCATGACCAGCAACCGCCGGGTCGAGGCGGCGCTGCGCGGTTCTTCCGACCGGCAGAGTCCGGCAGCAGACAGCCGCGCCCGGGTGGCCGATGCGGTCGTCGCCGCCTGATCGGCGCAACCACCAACTCCGAAGTCACCACTGCCGGAAAGGCATCAGATGCTCTACACGACCGCGCGCGTCGTCACCGACCGCCCCCACCGCTACCTCAAGCAACTGGTCTCTCACATGGCGCACAAGGTGCCCGCCGAACTCGACGGGGAACGCGGGTCCATCCGGTTCAGCCTCGGCAGCTGCCTGCTCGTGGCCTCCACCGCCCACTTCGAC contains these protein-coding regions:
- a CDS encoding MFS transporter codes for the protein MTRRTPPTAKTSEVRKLPAGFGRLWTAQTVSSLGDGVMHAALPLLALTLTRDPMALAVVTAAGTLPWLLFGMLGGALVDRWDRRRTMWIADAARAGLLAIPAAAAALDVLSIPLLAAVAFLLGLGGLFFDTAATAYLPDLLGRDPAFLERANARLRGAQTAMSGFAGPPAGSALLVFGRAVPLLADAVSFALSAVLVRSLPAAPRPAPAARESLLRQARAGASYVLRDRLLLGLALRPAVGNVAFLAVETVLALFAHDRLGIGAFGFGLLLTAEATGGLLGAGIASFLGRRLGTGTALTCTATVEGLAILGLAGAPNPYVAGLALAVCGAGMGATMVLGPSLRQAIVPAHLMGRVAATSRMLAMCAAPSGAFLGGWLATTYGVRTPLYTAAGVLLAMTAVTATMTSNRRVEAALRGSSDRQSPAADSRARVADAVVAA